Proteins encoded by one window of bacterium (Candidatus Blackallbacteria) CG13_big_fil_rev_8_21_14_2_50_49_14:
- a CDS encoding 4-hydroxy-tetrahydrodipicolinate reductase codes for MSENSTPVILAGAAGRMGLEAVRAIVASPQTRLAGALTRQAGLGQDIGILAGIEPTGLELTNQLASVLTHAPAGTVWVDLTRGESAYVHACQALAAALPVVIGATGLTPAQIEDLRQRAQKQQLGVLLAPNFSIGALLLMRFAQQARVYFDWVELIELHHEKKLDAPSGTALKTAELIHAVKPVEHAGEAHPARGQQVHGIPVHSVRLPGLLAHQEVIFGAEGQTLTVRHDSTHRSSFMPGLLLAIEKVKGLKELVYGLESLI; via the coding sequence ATGTCAGAAAATTCTACGCCTGTTATCTTAGCCGGAGCGGCTGGACGCATGGGATTAGAGGCTGTTCGTGCCATTGTGGCCTCGCCCCAGACCCGTTTGGCAGGAGCCTTGACCCGTCAGGCTGGATTGGGTCAGGATATTGGCATTTTGGCGGGAATAGAACCCACAGGGCTTGAATTGACCAATCAATTGGCTTCTGTCTTGACCCATGCGCCCGCAGGGACTGTCTGGGTAGACCTGACCCGGGGTGAATCGGCTTATGTTCATGCCTGTCAGGCTTTAGCGGCTGCCTTGCCCGTCGTGATCGGTGCGACAGGGCTGACCCCCGCACAGATTGAAGATCTTCGTCAACGGGCTCAAAAGCAGCAATTGGGGGTTTTGTTGGCACCCAATTTTTCGATCGGGGCTTTGCTTTTGATGCGCTTTGCCCAGCAAGCCCGTGTTTATTTTGACTGGGTTGAGTTGATTGAATTGCACCACGAAAAAAAATTAGATGCGCCTTCTGGAACGGCTTTGAAAACTGCTGAACTGATTCATGCTGTGAAGCCTGTTGAGCATGCGGGAGAAGCCCATCCTGCCCGCGGTCAGCAGGTGCATGGCATACCGGTTCACAGTGTGCGTCTGCCAGGGCTGCTGGCCCATCAGGAAGTCATTTTCGGAGCCGAGGGCCAGACTTTGACCGTCCGGCATGACAGTACCCATCGCAGTTCCTTTATGCCAGGGCTTTTGCTGGCGATTGAAAAGGTCAAAGGCCTGAAAGAACTGGTCTATGGTCTGGAAAGCCTGATCTGA
- a CDS encoding L-lysine 6-transaminase, giving the protein MQITVDNAFEVLEQHILRDGMNFILDFDKSHGNYLHDAKTGTEFLDFFSFFASLPIGFNHPKMKDAAYQEKLLKVAQIKPSNSDIYTLEMAEFIETFGRLAGDDEFKHFFFISGGALAVENALKAAFDWKVRKNLAQGKGEKGTQIMHFREAFHGRSGYTMSLTNTDPNKIMYFPKFDWPRISNPKCIYPMNEANTARVIASEEQALAEIHAAIAQNPDDIAAMIIEPIQSEGGDNHFRPEFLKALRQICDEHEIILIFDEVQTGFGLTGKMWAYEHYPEAHPDIVVFGKKFQICGIMANERLNEVDSVFKVSSRINSTFGGNLVDMVRCARYLEVVAEEHLIENAAEVGDYILGQLQGLQNEFASMTNARGRGLLLAFDCPSKAYRNQLIDVLFEHQMLALSSGEQSVRFRPGLAMNKSDADKGLEILASCIKQMEKQAVTV; this is encoded by the coding sequence ATGCAGATTACAGTTGATAATGCTTTTGAAGTGCTCGAACAGCATATTTTGCGCGATGGCATGAATTTTATTCTGGACTTTGACAAAAGTCATGGAAATTATCTTCATGATGCCAAAACAGGTACTGAATTTTTAGATTTCTTCTCATTCTTTGCCAGTTTGCCCATCGGCTTTAACCACCCCAAAATGAAAGATGCGGCTTATCAGGAAAAACTTCTGAAAGTTGCTCAGATCAAGCCCAGCAATTCAGATATTTATACCCTTGAAATGGCTGAGTTTATTGAAACCTTTGGTCGTTTGGCCGGAGATGATGAATTCAAGCATTTCTTCTTTATTTCAGGCGGCGCACTTGCCGTTGAAAATGCCCTGAAAGCTGCTTTTGACTGGAAAGTACGCAAAAATTTGGCCCAGGGCAAGGGTGAAAAGGGCACGCAAATCATGCATTTTCGTGAAGCTTTTCATGGCCGCAGTGGTTATACCATGTCATTGACCAATACAGATCCCAATAAGATTATGTATTTTCCCAAATTTGATTGGCCCCGGATCAGCAACCCCAAATGCATTTATCCCATGAATGAAGCCAATACTGCCAGGGTGATTGCCTCTGAAGAGCAGGCTTTGGCTGAAATTCATGCTGCGATCGCTCAGAATCCCGATGATATCGCTGCGATGATTATTGAACCGATTCAATCAGAAGGGGGCGATAACCACTTTCGACCCGAATTTTTGAAGGCCTTGCGTCAGATTTGTGATGAACATGAAATTATCCTGATTTTTGATGAAGTGCAGACAGGTTTTGGGCTGACCGGTAAAATGTGGGCCTACGAACATTACCCCGAAGCCCACCCAGACATTGTGGTTTTTGGTAAGAAATTCCAAATCTGCGGCATTATGGCCAATGAGCGTCTCAATGAAGTGGATTCAGTGTTTAAGGTTTCCAGTCGGATTAACTCCACTTTTGGAGGCAATTTGGTTGATATGGTGCGTTGTGCCCGCTATCTTGAAGTTGTGGCTGAAGAGCATCTGATTGAAAATGCCGCTGAAGTGGGTGACTATATTCTGGGCCAATTGCAAGGTTTGCAAAACGAATTTGCCTCGATGACCAATGCCCGTGGTCGTGGTTTGCTTCTGGCCTTTGACTGCCCGAGCAAAGCCTATCGCAATCAGCTGATTGATGTACTCTTTGAGCACCAGATGCTGGCGCTTTCTTCCGGTGAACAGAGTGTGCGTTTCCGTCCGGGTCTGGCCATGAACAAGAGCGATGCCGACAAGGGTCTTGAAATCCTTGCCAGCTGCATCAAGCAGATGGAAAAACAGGCTGTAACGGTCTGA
- a CDS encoding metallophosphatase — translation MSENRTLVIGDIHGCARELQKLLENVQPTRVILVGDLFTKGPDPSGVWELIQQYRMQAVLGNHDAWLLKIRDGEVEPRPKHERIVDCLDQRAPGWESWLRKLPLFLDLDPFIVVHAGLHPSGEVEKTTSEMALLMRHWPMGNLSAPHWHEVYTGQRGVIFGHDARQGLVYIRRNNQPFLIGLDTGCVYGKKLTGYLLEKDELFQVSAAQVYQPIYC, via the coding sequence ATGAGTGAAAATCGAACCCTGGTGATCGGAGATATTCACGGCTGTGCCCGTGAGCTTCAAAAACTGCTTGAAAACGTTCAGCCCACCCGGGTGATTCTGGTCGGGGATTTATTCACCAAAGGCCCCGACCCTTCAGGCGTTTGGGAGCTGATTCAGCAATACCGCATGCAGGCTGTCTTGGGCAATCACGATGCCTGGCTCTTGAAAATTCGCGATGGCGAAGTAGAACCTCGCCCCAAACATGAACGGATTGTCGATTGTCTTGATCAGCGCGCCCCAGGCTGGGAGAGCTGGTTGCGAAAGTTGCCGCTCTTTTTAGATTTGGACCCGTTTATTGTCGTGCATGCCGGCCTGCATCCCAGCGGGGAGGTCGAAAAAACAACTTCCGAAATGGCATTGCTGATGCGCCATTGGCCCATGGGCAATCTCAGTGCCCCGCATTGGCATGAGGTCTATACCGGTCAGCGAGGGGTCATTTTCGGGCATGATGCCCGCCAGGGACTGGTCTATATCCGCCGGAACAACCAACCTTTTCTGATCGGCCTGGATACAGGCTGCGTCTACGGCAAGAAACTGACGGGCTATCTGCTTGAAAAAGATGAACTGTTTCAAGTCTCCGCCGCCCAGGTTTATCAGCCGATTTACTGCTAA